TTTGCCGAAGAAGATGTTGCCGGTGCCTGCGATCATCTTTAGGTCATTATATTCGCCCTTTTCGCTATCCAGAGTGCCATTGAAAGAAATGTTACCCGCACCCAAAGCACCTGTATTCAGGAAAGTATCATCCATCAGGGTGACATCACCGTTAAAAATGATGTTGCCTTCCAAAGTTGTAATGATACCTGATAAGAATGTCTGCTTGGCGTTGACAGTCAGTTCCTGGTATACATCGGCGCTGTTGCCTTTTAAGGTTGCATTTTCGCCACCGATAATCACAACGCCCAAGTCATTATTGATAGTCAAATACTTCAAAAGATACGGACTACCGACGTTCCCTTTAAAAATTGCTTGACCTGCACCCGGATTGAGCGTCAGTCCCTGTCCCTGCTTGTTATTAGGTGGTTGTTGAGCGCTAACATTGCCTTCAAAGATGATGTTACCACCGCCGCTTGCAAGTGCAATATCGGTCTGAAGCTCCACAGTTTTGCCGAGTTGACCGAGGGTAATGTCTTGCCCCTGGGTGGAAATGTTTGCCCCCAAGTTGGTTGTTGCACCGTTGAGAGCGATCGCGGCATCATCCACTCCCTGAATTGTCCCGTTGACGTTAATCGTGCCATTCGGAGACTGAATTTTCACCGGATCGTCGAAGGTGACAGCATTGACATCAATCGTCCCAGTTCCGCTGTCACTACCAATGATGATGGGCTTAAAGCCACCCAAGGCATTAATATCTTTTTGGGTGATATCCAGCGCCGGTGTTTCTTCAAATCCGCCAATTGCGATCGCTTGATTGGGTTTTGCAGGCTGAAGCTGAACGGTACCGCCGCCAACGATTGTATTGTCTCCCCCGTCAAAGTTAATTTCAGCAGCTGTCAAATTGAGATTTCCGGTCAGATTGGCAGTGCTTTTAAATGCGACCAATGCTGCATTACTCACAGTCAAATTGCTGAGTGCAGCGCTTTTTCCCACCCAATTATTAAAGATAACGTTGCCAGTACCTGCTGCTAGATTCAGATTCTGACTTCCATTGACAGTGTTGCCGAAGCTGATATCACCTACTCCCGCACCTGTGTTGAGAGAGACTGCGCCGGTTAGGTTCACCGCACCGCTGAAGCTAATAGTGTCGTTGGTGGTAGTAATATCCCCAGCGGTAATGACTCCTCCCGTGCCACCTTGACTGAAGGCTCCATCGAGGTTCATATCTGCGGCAGCATCAATTGTCAGCGTTCCAGTATTGTTGATACTGACGCCACCATTATTCGTCGTGGTAACTGGGTTTTTGAAAACAACGTTTTGGGCACTGTTAATGGTTACAGAACCGAATTTGCTGCTACCTCCGACCGCATCTGTAAAATTGATGTTGCCAGTACCGGCAGTCAAAGTTAGGTCGTGACTGCCATTCAAGGTGTTGCCAAAGCTAATATCGCCTGCACCCGTTTGTAGGGAGATAGAACCTGTAAGATTTACGCCTTGGTTAAATTGAATGCTGCTAGCAGTGATATTTCCTGCGGTGGAAACGCTACCCGTGCCATTTTGCACAAAGGCTCCGCTTAAGGTCATCTTTGTACCCGAAGCAATCTTCAGCACATCACTGTTGGTGAGGGTAAGATTGCCTCCGTCTGTGGTACTAATGCCTGAATTAAGAGTCGTTGCACCGCCGATGAGATGAATCGATGCATTACTTGTTATTCCCGGCGATGTTCCTTGCACCGTCAGCGCCCCTGTGCCCGCTTGAATGGTTACAGCATCTTTGAAGGTTGCCGAATCTACAATGATGTCTTGGCTTCCGCTGGCATTGCCAATGGTGATGCTGCTAAATCCGTCATGTAAAGCAGCTAGGTCGGTATCGTTGATATTTAGAGAAGCATCTTGATCGAAACCAATTGCGATCGCTTTCCCCACCGTTGCTGTCTGAAGTGTCAGATTTCCCGTGCCAGCAACCGAATCCGTTCCACCCAAAAAGTCAATTTCATCCCCCTTTAGGATGATATCCCCGGTCAACAGGACATTATTCCCATAGCTTTGACTATTAGCAGTGGTCACGTTGCCGTTGAGCTTGGTTGCCCCACCAACTCCAGTGGTAGATAGGCTAGTAGTATTGACAGTGCTGCTAAAGGTAGTGATTCCGGTGCTATTTGCTACTAAGTTTCCGAGTGCAGTTGTACCGCCTACGGTGTTGCTGAAGGTGATGTCACCGCTACCAGCGTTTAAGATGAGATTTTGCTTGCCATCAACTGTATTGTTGAAAGCGATCGCACCATTGCTAGCGCTGGTATCAAAATTGACATGATCGCTTAAGCTAACGCCTTGGTTAAACTGAATGCCGCTAGCGGTAATATTTCCACCCGCAGACACTTTACCCGTGCCGTTTTGCAAGAAGGCTCCCGCCAGATTCATGTCTGCGGCAGGGTCAATCGTCAGTTGTCCGCTGTTCTTGATAGTGATGCCGCCACTCTCAGTATTGATGGCACCATTGAGGTTAAAAACGTTACCAGTTAGATTGATACTGTAGGCCGTTATAGGACTGTAAGTACCGCTGCCAGCATTTTGAGTCAGGCTAGCGGCGTTGATAGCAGCAGTGGCGTTGACATTGCCGCTTTCAATTTTCAGGTTGCCTAAAGGGGTAACAGTGCCAAGGTTGTCCTTGAAGTTGATACTGCCACTGCCTGCTTTCAGGGTGAGATTGTGCTTGCCATCAATTGTGCTGTTGAAGGCGATCGCGCCATTACTGCCACTGGTATTAAAAGAGACGCTATCAGTTAAACTAACGCCTTGGTCAAACTGAATACTGCTAGCGGTAATATCTCCACCCGTAACAACATTACCCGTGCCATTCTGCACAAACTTTCCCGCCAAATTCATGTCGGCGGCAGGTGCAATGGTCAGCAAACCGCTGTTAGTAATCGTAACGCCCCCACCCGTGGTCTTGATAGCATCGTTGAGGTTAAAAATGTTGCCCTTCAGGTTAATATCACCCGCAGCGTTCAGCGTACTGTAGGTGGTGGTGCCAGTCGTCGGTGTGACAGCTCCCTGAGTAATGCTAGTTGCTGTAATTGCCCCAGCTTGTACGTCGCTAGCACTGTTAATTTTAAAATTGCCCAGTCCGGAAGCATTGCTCAGCGTAATATTTCCCGTACCTGCGCTCAGTTCTAAGTCTTTGCCACCGCCTGTAATGGCTCCGGTGAAAGCAATATCACCGGAGCCAGTTCCAGTATTAAGTTTGACACCTCCGGTTAGGGTGACATTTCCACTAAAGCTGATGCCGGATTCTGCTTGAATATCACCAGCAGTGGAAACAGTTCCAGACCCCATTTGCTGAAACGCTCCTCCTAAGTTCATGTCTGCGTCAGCAGCAATCGTCAGTTTCTGGCTGTTATTGATAGTGATGCCGCCACTGGTGGTATTGATGGCACCGTTGAGGTTAAAAATATTACCAGTTAGCTGAATGTCGCTGGCAGTTATCGCACTGTAAGTACCGTTGCCAGCTTTTTGAGTAAGGCTAGCGGCGTTGATCGCAGCATCGGCGTTGACATTGCCGCTGTTGATGGTGAGGTTGCCGAGAGGTGTGGTAGTACCGACGGCATTTTTGAATTGGATGGTGCCGTTCCCTGCCTCTAAAGTCAGGTTTTGACCACCTGGGTTTGTCCCGTTCAGGGTGCTATTAAAGGTGATATTACCCGTCCCTGTACCCGTTTTGAAAGCGATGTCCGCTCCAGTAAGAGTGACTGCACTTGTAAAGCTGATGCCCTTTTCGGCGGTAATATTGCTTGCAGTAGCGACCGATCCGGAGCCATTTTGCACGAAGGCTCCCCCCAAATTTATGTCTGCATTAGGGGCAATTGTCAGCTTGCCACCGTTGGTAATCGTCAAATTATTGATTACAGATAGCGGTAGCGGTAGCGGTGCAGTGATATCTACAGTCCCTTTACTAATAAAGGTGAGATTCTCGGTAAGCGGGTTGAGAAGTGTCCCGATCTGGATGCTGGTGGTATTGGTAGCATCCCCGATAATCAAATTACTAGCTGTAATATTTTTCAGTTGATCGAGGGTGAAGTTAATTCCTTCGACACCAATTCCTACACCAATCGTCTTGCCTGACGTACCGGGTTTCAGGGTGACACCCGCAGCGTTGATTGATGGAGCTAGATTGATGGTGTTAGCGCCAATGGTCAAGTTGCCAATTGGGGTGCCACTACTACCTACTGCACCACCCAAGTCCACCTTACCCGTGCCTGCGATCAGTTCTAGGTTTTTACCGCTGCCTACTACTGTTTGAGAAAAGTTAATGTCACCCGCACCAGTGTCAAGTTTGACGTTATCTGTAAGAGTAACAGCACCTTTGAAGCTGATATTGCTACTGGTAGTGGTAATGTTGCCTGCTGTGGAGACTGCCCCCGTCCCAGTTTGGCTGAAGCCTCCGGCAAGATTCATGTCTGCGTTTGCCGCAACGGTCAAATTGCCACTGTTGTTAATGGTGACAGTGCCATTGGAGGTAGTTGTGACAGGGCTGTTGAAGATAAATTTAGTGCCACTTAAGTGAATCCCAGTGACGGTATTTGTCTTCAATTCTCCATTAAAGGTGGTGGTGCCTGTGCCTGCTGTTTGGGTAATGCTGGCGGCAGCAATCGCTTTTGTCTCTACATCTTTGGCGCTGGTGAAAGTGAGGTTGCCTATCGGGGTATCACTACCCACTGCACCATCAAGCTTAATGTTACCCGTGCCTGCGGTTAGGGACAGGTCTTGGGCACCGTCAACCTTGCCACTAATGCTGATACTGCCGTTACTAGAACCTGTGGTAAGGGAAACATCGCTACCCACCGACACATTCCCTTTGATGGTTAGATCGCCAGTATTAGTAGCAATATTTGTATTAATTGCGACGCCATTTTTGGAATCCACACTTAAGGCCTTGAAAGTGGAGGCGGTCTTGTCAAAGGTGACTGTGCTATTCACCCCAGTAGCATTCAGCGCCAGTGGGCCAATGTTGTTGCTGTTGCCGGCTGAGATGCCATTGACGGTGATGTTGCCACTGGTAGCGATCGCTAAATTCTTGGCTGTAATATTTTCAAGCTGCTCACCTGTGATAGTTGCGCCGCTGCTTACTGCATTGCTCAAGCTAAGGCTTTTGTCCTTGGCATCCAAACTGGTTTTGCCACCGCCGCTGTTGACCTTCCCAAACAAGTCAAAGTCAGTTGCTGTGATAGCAAGGTCGCCATTGGTTGTTGACAGGGTTGCGCCAGAGGCAATCTCAAACTGACCTGCGCCAGCGTCCAGCGTCGTCATGCCGTTGGTAGTAAAGTTGGCCTTCAGCTCAATTTTATTTTTAGCTGTGAGCGTAGCCGTACTGCCAACGCTCACAGCTGCGCTGTTGCTAATATCCCCAGTTGTGGCAGTGACCTCTAGTTTGCCACCAATGCTGGAAGCTGCCAGCTTAACTCCTGTGGCATTTTTGATGGTAACATCACCCGTTCCTGTCGTGTTGAGCGCGATCGCACCTGTAAGTGTTAATTGATCCAGGTTTATGTCAGCATCCGCTTCGCTCGTTTTAAAGCTGCCTGTGCCGCTTATTTTAACAGTATCGCTGTCGGTAATATCCCCACTTGTGGTAGTAACACTCAAGTTGCCAGTGATGTCCAAACTACCCAGATCAAGTGTTCCATTATTGGTTAGGAAAACATCATTTGATACTGAAGTTCCTGCCAGTTTCTCAATCTTTGTAGAGAGGGGATTTGTTGCCTCTCCTACTGATCCTTTTGCATTTAGTATTAGTTTTCCAGTTCCGCCGATAGTAATATCTGTGCCTGTTACCGCACTCGTTATTGCTC
This portion of the Coleofasciculus sp. FACHB-T130 genome encodes:
- a CDS encoding CHAT domain-containing protein, with translation MSVFTSRIGALLALLLYGGSVGATSTSAQSIIPAPNDTNTLVNQNGNQIDISGGTLSSNGSNLFHSFTQFGLNQNEIGNFLSNPSIQNILGRVNGGNASVINGLIQVTGGNSNLFLMNPAGIIFGAGASLNVPASFTATTANGIGFGSNWFSATGANDYNALVGTPNGFAFAMSQPGAIANAGNLAVNAGQNLTLLGGTVVSTGQLSAPGGNITVAAVPGESVVRISQAGSLLSVEIQPLAAAGNQPNDWKLPIASLPQMLTGAGDVGATKMTVAADGTVYLTGSGTAIPTDTGTVIASGSLNTSNTAPGQTGGTVQIVGNKVGLVGANINASGTLGGGTVRIGGDYQGKGTVPNASRTYVSSDSLIAADALLNGNGGKVIVWADETTRFYGNITARGGTQGGNGGFVEVSGFKFLDFQGNVNTLAPNGNIGTLLLDPTNITVVNAGFDTATLDKVDQFADADIGTNSTKLNVALINGATSNVTLQAKNDITFDAEVKITTDKVGLTAQAGNNITVNKNITTNGGSVNLSANDSSGTVTGSGQVINNATIKTNNGNVLITATDVDLNDGSLINAGAGDITFQSTHPTSTIGIGNGATGTFNLNTNELTNRLNSSGTVTIGQLGATGAISIGSSGGSGTINLSSEEFNLTLNGGALTFIEGLIVDADKTLTLNTGAITSAVTGTDITIGGTGKLILNAKGSVGEATNPLSTKIEKLAGTSVSNDVFLTNNGTLDLGSLDITGNLSVTTTSGDITDSDTVKISGTGSFKTSEADADINLDQLTLTGAIALNTTGTGDVTIKNATGVKLAASSIGGKLEVTATTGDISNSAAVSVGSTATLTAKNKIELKANFTTNGMTTLDAGAGQFEIASGATLSTTNGDLAITATDFDLFGKVNSGGGKTSLDAKDKSLSLSNAVSSGATITGEQLENITAKNLAIATSGNITVNGISAGNSNNIGPLALNATGVNSTVTFDKTASTFKALSVDSKNGVAINTNIATNTGDLTIKGNVSVGSDVSLTTGSSNGSISISGKVDGAQDLSLTAGTGNIKLDGAVGSDTPIGNLTFTSAKDVETKAIAAASITQTAGTGTTTFNGELKTNTVTGIHLSGTKFIFNSPVTTTSNGTVTINNSGNLTVAANADMNLAGGFSQTGTGAVSTAGNITTTSSNISFKGAVTLTDNVKLDTGAGDINFSQTVVGSGKNLELIAGTGKVDLGGAVGSSGTPIGNLTIGANTINLAPSINAAGVTLKPGTSGKTIGVGIGVEGINFTLDQLKNITASNLIIGDATNTTSIQIGTLLNPLTENLTFISKGTVDITAPLPLPLSVINNLTITNGGKLTIAPNADINLGGAFVQNGSGSVATASNITAEKGISFTSAVTLTGADIAFKTGTGTGNITFNSTLNGTNPGGQNLTLEAGNGTIQFKNAVGTTTPLGNLTINSGNVNADAAINAASLTQKAGNGTYSAITASDIQLTGNIFNLNGAINTTSGGITINNSQKLTIAADADMNLGGAFQQMGSGTVSTAGDIQAESGISFSGNVTLTGGVKLNTGTGSGDIAFTGAITGGGKDLELSAGTGNITLSNASGLGNFKINSASDVQAGAITATSITQGAVTPTTGTTTYSTLNAAGDINLKGNIFNLNDAIKTTGGGVTITNSGLLTIAPAADMNLAGKFVQNGTGNVVTGGDITASSIQFDQGVSLTDSVSFNTSGSNGAIAFNSTIDGKHNLTLKAGSGSINFKDNLGTVTPLGNLKIESGNVNATAAINAASLTQNAGSGTYSPITAYSINLTGNVFNLNGAINTESGGITIKNSGQLTIDPAADMNLAGAFLQNGTGKVSAGGNITASGIQFNQGVSLSDHVNFDTSASNGAIAFNNTVDGKQNLILNAGSGDITFSNTVGGTTALGNLVANSTGITTFSSTVNTTSLSTTGVGGATKLNGNVTTANSQSYGNNVLLTGDIILKGDEIDFLGGTDSVAGTGNLTLQTATVGKAIAIGFDQDASLNINDTDLAALHDGFSSITIGNASGSQDIIVDSATFKDAVTIQAGTGALTVQGTSPGITSNASIHLIGGATTLNSGISTTDGGNLTLTNSDVLKIASGTKMTLSGAFVQNGTGSVSTAGNITASSIQFNQGVNLTGSISLQTGAGDISFGNTLNGSHDLTLTAGTGNINFTDAVGGSSKFGSVTINSAQNVVFKNPVTTTNNGGVSINNTGTLTIDAAADMNLDGAFSQGGTGGVITAGDITTTNDTISFSGAVNLTGAVSLNTGAGVGDISFGNTVNGSQNLNLAAGTGNVIFNNWVGKSAALSNLTVSNAALVAFKSTANLTGNLNLTAAEINFDGGDNTIVGGGTVQLQPAKPNQAIAIGGFEETPALDITQKDINALGGFKPIIIGSDSGTGTIDVNAVTFDDPVKIQSPNGTINVNGTIQGVDDAAIALNGATTNLGANISTQGQDITLGQLGKTVELQTDIALASGGGNIIFEGNVSAQQPPNNKQGQGLTLNPGAGQAIFKGNVGSPYLLKYLTINNDLGVVIIGGENATLKGNSADVYQELTVNAKQTFLSGIITTLEGNIIFNGDVTLMDDTFLNTGALGAGNISFNGTLDSEKGEYNDLKMIAGTGNIFFGKTVGAGEGKGLGAILIENATDVTALSTIVADSLTQLSGSTTTLAGDMTTTKPAGVNITANNIQAGGSLNTNGGKVNLNGNGGVSASNITSKGGEINLNSAQGAIASNGTLDSSGGKVNLTANQGVTAANITSKGGEISLNSTQGAIASNGTLDSSGGKVNLTANQGVTAANITSKGGEISLNSTQGAIASNGTLDSSGGKVNLTANQGVTAANITSKGGEIALNSSSGAIASNGTLDSSGGNVNLNGKTGVTAANITSKGGEIALNSSSGAIASNGTLDSSGGKVNLTANQKITTNNISSKGGGISLTSDTGAINTAALDSSSATGAGGAIALNSKQGAIQTGSLISKGDTDSGGITVIANDSITTLDLDATATKGAGNAIALTSQNAAVQTGNVKTSGSPITVSAQDNITAGNIDSASEQGKGGAIALTSKNGAITAANLTSKGTTGGGAVTVAAPGSITTANIDTSSTNGTGGAIRLTAIAPLHALLSDAAAIQSGNLLSQGTAGGGDIEVSAQGIITAGVIDSSSSFGKGGNVTLANPLIELNKKPIDDIQVVSINAQSGGSAFGGVVKITTDRFFRATGTFTDSKNPFATSISTIGGAGDGAIMISHGGGSSFTPFVVGDATENGTAGALTTGTGFLSTILPSKEFPGPYRQGNIQITPRRPGDNLLPYFGAMPLNTPTSVSDVTVDTTSDLDSTITSKFDQHLGQTGNITNPKAAANLLSQIEKQTSIKSAFVYAVFAPDQVSSSQKTQINKDDERLELILVTGEGKTKRVRVPGSKRGTLGASASRSQILKVAGKLRNAITNKNKLNDDYRAPAEQLYQWLIAPIKDELEAQGIQNLVFIMDAGLRSLPIAALHDGQQFLIEKYSIGLMPSLSLTDTRYASIKNAKVLAMGADRFTNKTQNPLPAVPVELSMITSKLWQGKSFLNEAFTLKNLKAQRTSTPYEIIHLATHAEFKSGALGNSYIQLWDTQLRLDQVRQLGWNKPAVELLVLSACRSALGNEEAELGFAGFAVQAGVKSALASLWYVSDEGTLGLMTDFYKELKKAPIKAEALRQAQLAMLKGKVRLEGGKLHTSDGNMPLPSSLASIGDKDLKHPYFWSAFTMIGSPW